CCTCCACCACCGCAGCGGATGCTGAAGATGAGGACAGCGGCAGCGATACCCAGTCTCTTGTTGAAGGCGCGACCGGGGTAGAGGGATTAGAGAATCCTTTATTGGCGGATCGCGGCTCAAGTGGTGTTGGGGCCCGCTCGATCGGTCAGCCGACCCAGGGCGCAAATATTCGCAGTGCGTTTTTCTCCGTCAATCAGCAAGCTGGCATTGTCACGGTGTTTGCCAGCCAAAAACAGCAAAAGTTAATTGCAGACTACATTGACCGCTTGCGCCGCTCGGTTCTGGCTCAAGTTCTGATTGAAGCCAAAATCGTGGAAGTCACGCTATCTGATCAGTTCCGCACGGGCGTGGATTGGTCGTCTTTTGGTGGTGTCGATCCCTTATCTGGCAATGCTGCCCAGGGGCCGTGGGCTGGTGACAATCAATCTCTTGATCTTACCTCCAACTTTTCCAGAAACGTGGCGACCGATTCCTTTCCAGACCCAACCATTGGCTTGATCTGGAACAACACCGACCTTGACCTCAATGTGGCGGTGTCTCTGATTAACGCCTTTGGCACAACACGCACGTTGTCGAGCCCCCGCGTCACCGTTGTGAACAATCAGACGGCCTTGCTCAAAGTCGCTGAGAACGAAGTGTTCTTTGAAATTAACGTTGAGTTTCAACCGGCGACAGATACCTCTGCGTCTGTGACAACTTTCGATAGTCAGGTGCAGACTGTCCCTGTGGGAATTGTGATGGCGGTGCAACCGGCCATTGATCCGGATGGACAGCGCATATCGATGAGCATGCGGCCCTCGATTACGCGGTTGGTGCGTCGTATCGAAGATCCGGGCGTGCAACTTCAACTGGCTCAAATTAACGCACAAAACGGGACCAATCTGGCTGTGTCTTCAGCCATTCCGGTCATTGAGACTCGTGAGGTCGACTCCATCGTCACGATGGAATCCGGCCAGGTCGTGGTGATGGGGGGGCTGATGCAAGAGATTGCTATCAATTCTCGCGAAGGTGCGCCCGGGCTGATGGATGTGCCGCTTCTGGGCCGTGCGTTTGGTCAAGACGTACGTGAGACAGAAGTTGTTGAGCTGGTGATTTTCCTGCGGGCCACCATTGTTGGGGATCGCGATACCGTTCATGATGAAGATATTCGCCTCTACAACAAGTTTGCGCCTGATCCACGTCCGCTCGTCTTTTAAGGGTAAGGGACAAAGATTAAAGGACGCGATCTGGTTCAGCGGTCACCGGCACTGACCCAACTGATTTAAGGGAGCATTGCTGTTAAATGATCGCAACATTGCGATTTGTTCTTCTCACCGCTTTAAGAGACCGGCTCTTTGCCGGTCTCTTTGCGTTGGTGGCTGTGGGATTTGCCATGGCGATCTACTTGGGCGATGCCGCGCTGGTTGAAAAAGGCCAGACAACGGTGGTGTATGCCGGGGGTGCGGCGCGCACCATACTCATTCTTGGCCTCATTATTTTTCAGGCATTTCATATTCAGCGCCTCTATGAAACCCGTGAAATCGAGGCGGTCCTCTCCCGCGCCATATCGCGGGAAGCGTTCATTGTCGCCTATTGGGCGGGCTTTGCCTTGGTGGCGGTGTTGCTCGCCGCGCCTATTATTGCTCTGGTGTTTCTCTTTCAGTCGTCGCTGGAAGGCGCGGTTTGGTGGGCGCTCAGCCTGGTGCTCGAAGCGTTTATTATCATTGCGTTTGCCATGTTTGCGGGGATCACGCTGGAAAAAGCAGTGCCAGCGGTGTTTGCAACCATTGGGTTCTATGGGCTTAGCCGCCTGATGAGTTTTTTTATGTCCATCAGCGAAGGGACAAGCCTGGACGGGGTGAACGTGATTACCGTTCCCTTAAGCGAGCTGGTTGCGTTGCTGGTCCCGCGTCTTGATCTGTTTGCGCAAACCCGGTGGCTGGTCTATGGCCCAGGTGACATTGATTCACTGTTTATTCTGATTGGTCAGACAGTGCTTTACGTTGGGCTTTTGTTGTTCGCGGCCATGTTTGATTTACGGCGAAAACGGTTTTGACCATGCGTAAAATTCTAGACCTGCGCAAAATCTGGATCTTCAACGGTCTGCTGATTGCCTTTGCTGTGGGGCAGGCCACGCTGTCGTGGACCATCCGGGATGTCCGCCCGACGCTCGGCATTCTGCCAGACTTACCCCAACAGCAGGCCGCTGAGGCTCTGGCGTTCGGCGATCATCAGTTCCTCTACCGGTATCTGGCGCTCACATTACAAAACGCGGGCGACAATGGCGGTCGGGTGACCCCACTGAAAAACTATGACTACGACAAAGTGGTGGCGTGGCTACGGCTGCTGGATGGCCTGGACCACAACTCCCATTGGGTGATCGCCATGGCCAATGGCTACTTTGGGCAGACCCAGACGATTGAAGATGTCGCGCCGATTGTCCGGTTCATGCAGGAAAATGTCGCGCACCGGCCAGACTTGAAATGGCCCTGGCTGGTGAATGCGATTCACTTGTCCCGGCACCGCTTAAAAAACGACTGGCTGGCCCTGGACGCGGCGCGGCAGTTAGCGACCTACGACTACCCCGAAATGAACGCGGCCTCCTTGCAGATGCCAGCACTTGTTCTGGATGATCTGCAGCAGTACGAGTCGGCTAAATACGAGATTGAAGCGTTGCGCGGTCTTGCCGGTCGAACCTTCAGGCCAGAGGAGAAAGCGTGGATGGCCGCTTTTGTTGATTTAATGGTCAGCCAGATTGAAGCTCAAAATGCTGGTCTTCAGTCTCAAAAATAGGATTCCCCTGGCTACAAGACCCACTTAAAAGTGAGGCATTTAGGGCTTTTTCAAGTCGCCAATGTGCTATGCTGAGAATGGTGTGTATTATCTAAAACACGCTGGCATTTGCTTAGCCTGTATGTTAGAAAATAAATGACTCGAGCAGCTATTCTATTGTTGAGAGCAATAAGCTCAATGCTCGCGTAACAGTTTTTAGGGGGACTATAATGTTAGGAATTACCCACGCAGGTAAGGCGGGTCAGTCAGGTTTTACCCTGATTGAAATGTCTATCGTTTTGGTAATTATTGGCTTGATCATCGGCGGCATCTTGAAGGGTCAAGAGATCATCGAAAGCAGCCGTCAGAAAAACGTCATCACACAAATTGACGCCGTGCGGGCAGCTATAAACACTTTTGCTGATAAATATAACGCTTTGCCTGGAGACTATGGTTCTGCTTCAACGCGCATTAGCGGCGCGCTTTCTGGGACTGATGGTAATGACAATGGTATTATTGGCGGAACAGTAGCTCTGACTGCTATCGCAAATTCTGGCGAAAACTTAGATTTCTTTAATCATCTCGCTGGTGCTGAACTTCTCTCGGGGACCACTATAGGGACGGTTGGCAGCGCTTTCGGCGATGGCGCGGCATTGCCTGCTGTTGCAGTTCCCGGTGCAGGCATGACCATGGCGTATTCTGACCATGCTGTGTTGGCAAGTTCCAGTCGTCAAACTCATTGGCTACGAGTTCATAAAGCCCCATCAACAACGATTTCTACTGCTGCTGCTAGCGGTGCCTTCACTGGTAAATCTCTATTCCAAATTGATCTTAAAGTTGATGATGGTGTTGGTTTTCAAGGAAACACTAGGGTATTAGAGACCAATGCTGCCTGCGCTACGGGTACAACCGGTCTTTACGTTGCTCTCGGGAATGATCAGTTTTGCACGGGGTACTTCGAACTCCTGCAATAGGTATTACAAATTATAATTCCATCATTAAGAGGCCTCCTGTGGGGGCCTCTTTCTTATTGTCACCACTATTCAAATCAACTAGCATCTTCTTACAATAATTGAAGCTCAGTTGTGCATATTCAGCACCACTTGCTAAATTAAATTTTGTAGCTGCATCTGCGGCTTGTTTGCTTGATAACATTGGGGGCAATAATGCTAGGCATTCATTCATTAAATCGAAATTCATCGCGTGGTTTTACGCTTATTGAGATGTCTATTGTTTTGGTCATTATTGGCCTGATTATCGGCGGTATCTTGAAGGGGCAAGAAATCATCGAAAGCAGCCGGCAGAAGAACATTATAACACAAATCGATGCCGTTCGGTCTGCTGTAAACACGTTTGCTGATAAGTATCAGGCGCTTCCTGGTGATTACAGGTTAGCTCAGACGCGCGTTCTTGCGGGCCTTAACGACGGTGACTCTGATGGTATCATCGGCGCTGCTACGGGTGTTGCAACGCTGGCCAACTTGAATTCTGTGACTGGTGCAGCCGACGAAAATCCGCATTTCTTTAACCACTTGGCCGCAGCTGAGCTATTGTCCGGCACAACCATTGGCGGTGCGACGAATACATTCAATGACACTTCTGCGTTCCCAGCCACCGCTATTCCTGGCACGGGCATGACGATGGCATATGGCCCTCACATTCCGCCAGCTAATACAAACGCAGCTCGGACCAGTCACTGGTTACGTATTCATAAGAACGCCGGCGGAAACGTCACGCAGGACGCTACTGGTGGGGCATTTACAGGCAAATCCTTGTTCCAAATTGATCTCAAAATTGATGATGGTTCAGCAGGAAATGGATCAACGCGTTCTGCTGGTGTAACATCGGCTGACTGTTCAACGGCTTATGATGCGCTTGGAAACACACAAGAATGCGTGGGTTATTTCGAATTGCTCAAGTAAGCTTCGAGCACACTATTACTGAGAAAAGAATTTGAAAGAGGCCCCCCAGTGGGCCTCTTTCTGCTTTTCAGGGTCGCTTAAATCTCGTACGATCAAAAGAACAGGCTTATGGGGCAAGCTTTGGGCGTTTGGATGGGGGTAACCTTAAGCTGACGTGTTAAGGCTTCAGTCTGCTGTTTTATGTTGGAGTCATGCCGCGTTTAAGTGGTACCCTCATTAAGATAGCAGGCGTTAAACTAGACGTGTTAATGGGGGATAAGCATGCTCGGCATATACACTTTGCCAAAGCGCAATCATCGGGGATTTACCCTGATCGAAATGTCGATCGTACTGATCATCATTGGCTTGATTATTGGTGGCATCTTAAAAGGCCAGGAAGTTATTGAAGCGTCCCGTCAGAAGGCGATCATTAACCAGATCGACGAAGTGCGTGCGTCTATCAATACCTTTGCAGACAAATACAGTGCTTTGCCCGGTGATTATTTGCGGGCTACGGAGCGTCTTCGTCCCGACATGATTGATGGCAGCGGCGATGGCATCATCGGTGTCGGTGATCTTGATGGTGTCAGTGAGGTGGCGAGCGAGCCCTCCAATACCGAAGAATACGTCGAGTTCTGGAATCAATTGGCGGCGGCCCGCCTTATTTCAGGAACACGCATCCTGACCAACTCAACGCCGGACTTCTTTGGCGAAGGTAGCCCGTTCCCAGAATCAGATATTCCAGGCTCCGGCATGACGGTTGTCTATGGCAACTATGATGTTGATACCAATATCGAACGCCGGACGCACTGGTTAAGGATTCAAAAAGCACTTGGTGAAGTCGGCCGGGCCACGGAGTCTATGTCACCAAAAATGATGTTTGAAATTGATGTCAAAATGGATGACAGCATCGGAACAGATGGCACCGTCCGTGTCGCAACCGGCAATGGCACACCCATCGGGTCATGCGTTGAAGATATCACGGGTGAGTACTATGCCTTTGACGACGAAGTGCAGTGCGTCGGCTATTTCGAGATGCTTGAGTAGGTTTCTATTTCTCTTGCGCAGGTCGTTTTTGCCTGCGCCATTTCTGACGGGCGCTTGAATAGCGCCCGTTGTGGTTTGTGGGCTATAGCGGCGGCTTTAAACTCCATTGGTTAGGCGAATGTCAAAAAGCAAACAAAGGATAACAAGATCAAAAACCACCTTGCATACTGCAGCCATGCTCGGTTTTGGCGGTATAGAATTGATCATAAATATTATTCTGATTGGCATCGTATTTATGCTTTTACTTAAGGCGGAAGCTGGCATTGATTACATCGGCGGCGTATTCACCGCGCGACGCATAGAAACGATTCAGCTGCTCGTGTTCAGCTATCGTGAAGATCATTCGTTTTTACCCGGAGACGACCCGCTCGCCCCCCGCCGTTTTCGGCGCGACGTTGCGCGCACCAAAACACTTTCCGGTAATTTTCGTGATCTCACCGATAACAGCGTCATTGATGGTGTTCTCTTGGATGATGACAATGAGGAAGGCGAGCAGTTCCGGGCCTGGCAAGACATGAGGTTCTCGGGAAAAATCGATGGCGACCCCGCGTTAACAGGCTTGGCCGCGTTGCCGAACAATCTCTTCGGCGGGGTTTACGCGTTCGATGGTGGCAACCTGGGTATGGAGGACGGCTCGCTTTGCTTAACGCGCCTTCCCGGATTGACCGCAGAAGTTATCGACCAACAACTAGATGATGGCGTTATCAATACCGGAAATGTGGTTTCCTCGTCCAAGTTGCCAGAAACCCCTGATCAAGATTTCGGTCATTACGATGAGCCGGACTCTGAGGCGTACGATCCGGATAAAAGATACCTGCTCTGTACGACCCAATTGCCGCTTTAAGCCCTCGAAAACCGCCACAGAGTAGTATAGGATTTACCCCATAAATCCGGTCATCTAGCGGGGGGACTGACATAATGGACGGAAATCAAACAGACGCGCCAACGGCGGGTGCCAAGCCAGCCCGTATGGGCGATCTCTTGGTCGAGCGGGGATTAATTTCCAAAGACCAGTTGGAAGTCGCCTTCCAGGAGAAAGAGAAATCCAACAAGCTCCTGGGTGAATTGCTCGTCGAGTTGGGCTTCATCACCGAACAGGCCCTCTCCGCGGTTCTTGCTGAAAGTTCTGGTTTCCAGCGCTTCGTTCCCGGATCAACGGTTGTCGAGGCAGAAGCCCTCAGTCATCTGCCTAAAGAAGCATCGCAACGCTATCGCGCGTTCCCGGTTTCCTTTGACGGCAAGAACCTCCGCTTGGCCATGGTGGATATTTATGACGTTCTCGCCATTGATAAGGTGAAACGCTTTTTCCCGGCGGGCACCGATATTACGCCGCTGGTGTGCTCCGACACCGAAGTTCAGCAGGCCATTGATCAGTACTACGGCCACGAACTTTCCATCGAGGGCATTCTTCGTGAGATTGAATCCTTAGAGGACGGTGACGAAGAAGAGGAAATGCAATACACCGAAGAAACCGAGGGCGGGTATCTCCATCCTTTGGTGCGACTGGTCAATGCCATTCTTTTGGATGCCATCAAAATGGGTGGCTCCGATTTGCACTTTGAACCAGAAGGCAACTTCCTGCGTTTGCGCTATCGTATTGATGGCGTGATGACCCAGATTCGAACGCTGCACAAGCGTCACTGGGGCGCCGCCTCTCACCGTATTAAGCTGATGGCGGGCATGAACATTGCGGACCGCATGAACCCGCAAGACGGGCGCTTCACCCTTGAAGTCGGCAGCCGTAAGGTCGATTTTCGTGTGTCATCGCTGCCGACCATTCATGGCGAAAACGTCGTGCTGCGTATTCTCGATAAATCGCAAGCCTTGGTCACCATTGATAAGCTTGGGTATACCGAACACAATTTTAATCTGATTGACCGCATGACCAAGCGGCCCGAGGGGATCATCATCGTCACGGGGCCTACGGGTTCGGGCAAAACAACAACCCTGTACGCCATGATGAATTACATCAACTCGCTGGATGTCAATATCATGACCCTGGAAGACCCGGTTGAATATGAACTTCAACTCATCCGGCAGGCCCAGGTTAGAGAAGGCAGTTCTTTAAGTTTCTCTGACGGTATTCGTACGCTTATGCGTCAAGACCCTGACATCATTCTCGTCGGTGAGGTGCGTGATTCTGGAACGGCGACCATGGCCCTGCGTGCGGCCATGACCGGTCACCAAGTTTACACCACCTTGCACACCAACGATGCTGCGGGTTGTATTCCGCGTCTCATTGACCTGGGTCTCAAACCAAGCCTTATGGCCAATAATATTATTGGTATTATCGCGCAGCGGTTGGTTCGTAAGCTCTGTGGTAAGTGCAAAGAGATGGTTACTGCGACGGAGGAGGAGTGCAAGCTTCTCAACGTTGATCCCGCTAATCCGCCGCAAATTGCAAAATCTGTGGGGTGTGATGATTGTCGTAAGTCTGGCTACAAAGGCCGTATTGCGGTTTCTGAAATCTTGCCCTTCAACGATGCCGTAGATGAATTGGTGCTGAAGGAAGCGCCGCTATCCCAGATCAAGGCTGCTGCGAAAGAAGCCGGTTTTGTGCCTATCGTTGATGATGCGACGACCAAGGTTTTGGCAGGAGTCACAAGCATAGCTGCCGCTATTAAAATCGTGGACTTCACGGATAGGCTTTAATCTATGGGTCAGTTTTCCTATCGCGCCATAAACAGTGCCGGGCGCACCGTTCGCGGTAAACTCAGTGCCAATAACGAGACAGATCTCTATCAGCAGTTAGAGCAGGTGAACCTGACTCTGATTGATAGCAAGGCCATCAAAGAAAAAGGCCTCGGTTCTGCGCTGGCCAGGGGTATATCCAACCGCGAAAAAATTCAGTTCTTTGTTCACCTGGAACAGCTGCAAGCTGCGGGTGTGCCGCTCATCGACTCTTTAACAGATGTGCGCGATAGCACGGATACGCCGCGTTTGCGGGACTTGACCTCTGAAATTCTGAGTGATGTCAGCCAGGGGGTTGCCCTCTCTACAGCTTTTGAGCGTCACCCAAAAGTTTTTGGTGAAATGTATGCGTCGTTGATCGCGGCCGGTGAGGAAAGTGGAAATCTAACAGCCTCCTTTCAGCATCTGACGCGCCACACCAAATGGGATGACGCCATTAAGCAGCGGATCAAGAAGGCCGCGCGTTACCCGGTTATCGTGTTGGTCGTGATCTCGCTTATGCTCGGGTTTATGATGACCTTTGTTGTGCCGGGTATTGTTGAATTTCTAAGGTCCAACGGCCAAGAGCTACCCCCTATTACTCTCGCGTTGATCGCCACCTCAGACTTCTTTGTGTCCAGTTGGTATGTTCTGCTGTTAACGCCAATCGTGATTATTGCAGTCATTTATACCGCCGTTAAATCGTCAGACCACATAGCCTACCTCGCATCCTGCTTTTCTTTGCGTATTCCTATTCTTGGTGATTTGTTTGCTAAGCTGGCACTTTCTCGGTTTTGTCACTTTTTTGCGGTGATGTTTCAAAGTGGGGTGCCAATTTTGCAGTGCTTGGAAACGGCCCAGCGTGTTGTTGCAAACCGATGCCTTGAAGAATCTATGAAACTGGTCAGGGAGCAAGTCCAGAACGGCGAGCCCCTGTCGGACGCAATGAGAAATTCTGGCCAGTTCCCCAGCCTGGTCTTACGAATGGTCAAAATCGGTGAGGACAGTGGTAATCTTGGCGGTGTGCTGGACAATGTGACGGACTTTTATGACAAGGATGTTGATGAAGGTATTGACGCCATGATTGGTATGATTGAGCCCGCGATGACGGTAATCTCTGGTGTCATCATGGGATGGATCGTTATTGGCGTTATGGGCCCAATCTACG
This genomic stretch from Rhodospirillaceae bacterium harbors:
- a CDS encoding prepilin-type N-terminal cleavage/methylation domain-containing protein produces the protein MLGITHAGKAGQSGFTLIEMSIVLVIIGLIIGGILKGQEIIESSRQKNVITQIDAVRAAINTFADKYNALPGDYGSASTRISGALSGTDGNDNGIIGGTVALTAIANSGENLDFFNHLAGAELLSGTTIGTVGSAFGDGAALPAVAVPGAGMTMAYSDHAVLASSSRQTHWLRVHKAPSTTISTAAASGAFTGKSLFQIDLKVDDGVGFQGNTRVLETNAACATGTTGLYVALGNDQFCTGYFELLQ
- a CDS encoding prepilin-type N-terminal cleavage/methylation domain-containing protein, with translation MLGIHSLNRNSSRGFTLIEMSIVLVIIGLIIGGILKGQEIIESSRQKNIITQIDAVRSAVNTFADKYQALPGDYRLAQTRVLAGLNDGDSDGIIGAATGVATLANLNSVTGAADENPHFFNHLAAAELLSGTTIGGATNTFNDTSAFPATAIPGTGMTMAYGPHIPPANTNAARTSHWLRIHKNAGGNVTQDATGGAFTGKSLFQIDLKIDDGSAGNGSTRSAGVTSADCSTAYDALGNTQECVGYFELLK
- a CDS encoding prepilin-type N-terminal cleavage/methylation domain-containing protein; translated protein: MLGIYTLPKRNHRGFTLIEMSIVLIIIGLIIGGILKGQEVIEASRQKAIINQIDEVRASINTFADKYSALPGDYLRATERLRPDMIDGSGDGIIGVGDLDGVSEVASEPSNTEEYVEFWNQLAAARLISGTRILTNSTPDFFGEGSPFPESDIPGSGMTVVYGNYDVDTNIERRTHWLRIQKALGEVGRATESMSPKMMFEIDVKMDDSIGTDGTVRVATGNGTPIGSCVEDITGEYYAFDDEVQCVGYFEMLE
- a CDS encoding ATPase, T2SS/T4P/T4SS family gives rise to the protein MDGNQTDAPTAGAKPARMGDLLVERGLISKDQLEVAFQEKEKSNKLLGELLVELGFITEQALSAVLAESSGFQRFVPGSTVVEAEALSHLPKEASQRYRAFPVSFDGKNLRLAMVDIYDVLAIDKVKRFFPAGTDITPLVCSDTEVQQAIDQYYGHELSIEGILREIESLEDGDEEEEMQYTEETEGGYLHPLVRLVNAILLDAIKMGGSDLHFEPEGNFLRLRYRIDGVMTQIRTLHKRHWGAASHRIKLMAGMNIADRMNPQDGRFTLEVGSRKVDFRVSSLPTIHGENVVLRILDKSQALVTIDKLGYTEHNFNLIDRMTKRPEGIIIVTGPTGSGKTTTLYAMMNYINSLDVNIMTLEDPVEYELQLIRQAQVREGSSLSFSDGIRTLMRQDPDIILVGEVRDSGTATMALRAAMTGHQVYTTLHTNDAAGCIPRLIDLGLKPSLMANNIIGIIAQRLVRKLCGKCKEMVTATEEECKLLNVDPANPPQIAKSVGCDDCRKSGYKGRIAVSEILPFNDAVDELVLKEAPLSQIKAAAKEAGFVPIVDDATTKVLAGVTSIAAAIKIVDFTDRL
- a CDS encoding type II secretion system F family protein; translation: MGQFSYRAINSAGRTVRGKLSANNETDLYQQLEQVNLTLIDSKAIKEKGLGSALARGISNREKIQFFVHLEQLQAAGVPLIDSLTDVRDSTDTPRLRDLTSEILSDVSQGVALSTAFERHPKVFGEMYASLIAAGEESGNLTASFQHLTRHTKWDDAIKQRIKKAARYPVIVLVVISLMLGFMMTFVVPGIVEFLRSNGQELPPITLALIATSDFFVSSWYVLLLTPIVIIAVIYTAVKSSDHIAYLASCFSLRIPILGDLFAKLALSRFCHFFAVMFQSGVPILQCLETAQRVVANRCLEESMKLVREQVQNGEPLSDAMRNSGQFPSLVLRMVKIGEDSGNLGGVLDNVTDFYDKDVDEGIDAMIGMIEPAMTVISGVIMGWIVIGVMGPIYDSLGNLGT